One window from the genome of Gemella haemolysans ATCC 10379 encodes:
- a CDS encoding NUDIX hydrolase, producing the protein MIINHIGVYGICIRNNKLLCIQKERGPYKNRFDLPGGSQKENEGLTETLVREFREETGYAIENYGNCRAYDVFVEESNRTVHHIMVFYNVDINLEQQDMISEKLEDELNDSSGIYWIDLEELGIKNSSPLILKLKQELGNDKGALEKVVYKNWTIL; encoded by the coding sequence ATGATTATTAATCACATTGGAGTTTATGGAATATGTATAAGAAATAATAAGCTTTTATGTATCCAAAAAGAGAGAGGACCTTATAAAAATAGATTCGATTTACCAGGAGGTAGTCAAAAAGAAAATGAGGGACTTACAGAAACATTAGTTCGTGAATTCAGAGAAGAAACGGGGTATGCAATAGAAAACTATGGGAACTGCAGAGCTTATGATGTTTTTGTAGAAGAATCTAATCGCACAGTACATCATATTATGGTATTTTATAACGTTGATATTAATCTCGAACAGCAAGATATGATTTCAGAAAAGTTGGAAGATGAACTAAATGATTCTAGTGGAATATATTGGATCGACTTGGAAGAATTAGGTATAAAGAATTCCTCGCCTCTGATCTTGAAATTGAAACAGGAATTAGGTAATGATAAAGGTGCATTAGAGAAAGTAGTATATAAAAATTGGACAATATTATAA